ACGCCATCTAGAGTCACGCCTAGAAACTGGGTTTGCATATTAACGGCTTcggatgattaaaatataaaataagtttAAAGGACAAAGGGGCCGCGGCACGCGCATCACGTGATACGCCCTGAGGGTAGCGAAAAGCGGTGCACGTTTAATAAGCGTGCATCGTTTTTTCACAGGCGCTGGGCGCGGGCCCCACTCCGTGAGGCCCCGAACTTTCTAACTACTCCTCTTCTCCTACGAACGCGCGTATTTCAATTTTTATGCGAACATGGCAGCGCCACCGCCAGGCTTTGCGAACCACCCGTCACAATGTTTACGGGTAGATAAGCGGACAAGATGGCTTCACGTGGAGCAGTACGTATAAGAATTTGAAGCGACCGTCCGTAGTCTTTCCCTACGTGCTTGTAACAGCTATCCACCTTTTCAGGGAGAAAGTTGGTCGGCGGGGACCAGGGATCGAACCGGCCCGATCTGGACAGGATACCTGGACCGCCATGACGGTTTGATTCACACGGTTCGACCCAAATAACCAAGCAGGTCCCAAATGGATCCGATTCTAATTAGACCCAACGCGGATTCAGAAGAGCTCGAGATATTTGACTCTGGGTGCCACTGGATTCCAGACTCTAATTGAACCTTTAAGCAAATGGACCGTGTTCAGCGGTCTATTACGTGGTACCCGGAACAGCATCAGTCCGGAATATCGGATGATACCGGACCCGTAACCGACCCGCTTTTGTATCTTTCTGTCACGACGTACACGACGAGATTAACGCTACCATAATTAAAAACGGACCTCTCTTTTACATGGGAGCCCCTGGAAGGTTCCCGTGGGCCCCgtccagatttttttttccccctctcgGATAATAGCATCTGAGCCGTCTGATTGAGCGTAGTGGGTGATCGTAGATTAAATTAAGGTCTCAAAGGAAGTACAACACAGATCAAAATCAAACGTACGGCTGATACGATGGATGGCAATTACGTAACTTAAAAGCAAGTCGAGCCTTTTTATTGCTTTTTTTAAAACCAAATTGGGTGAGGTTAGGTAATTAGCAACTTGATTTAGATATCCAAAATCCCATAACTAACGTCTCTCTCGTTCTCAATGTGtaaattaacataaatatttataaatttctcGCTCTTTCTCCTTTCTGTGGTCGCTGTCAACCACGGATGGAGAAAGAGAGAGTGAGAGCAGAGAAGGGAAGTTAGCAGGGCTCTCAACCGCTCCCCCACAACCCAATCCTCCGTCGCCTACCCTATTCTTTCCCCTTTCTTTCCCATTTTTTGGTTCTCTAATTGATTCGAAGTCTTCGGGCTTCGGAGCCATCCAAGGCAGAGGAATGGATTTCGGTGATAACGACAACAGTAACAACAAGTGGGTTTCTGTTTTTGTTTGATTTTTGAAGTATTTTTATATCGTTATTCACCTTCTTGAGTGTTTGATGATATTGTTGGCGAGGAAAAGTTGGAACTTTGGCGTTGGATTGGGAATGGAATGGTTACGATGTTGATGGGGTTTTAGAAATCTCTGGTTTTGGTCGTGTTTTGATCGATGCATTTGATGCAGTCCTTTAAgatgtctaattttttttatcctttgTTTTCtgataaaaatcttatttttgtttgaaTGTTTTCTTTAGAGTGTATGCTTTTGgttttttttcgatttttccgttgtttttcttctttcctgttttgggtttttgattttttttttttttttgatgcatggAAAAAGTagggatttttatttctttcccCCGCTTTTGTTTGGATCCGGATGTTGCAGTGTTGCACGGTGGTAATGGCGAGTGGATTCAATTATTTTGCTGCCCATTTTGATCAGTGGATCTCTGTttctttatatgtatatattatgggATTTGATACTTGAATCTTATGTGTTCCCTGCTTTCCTGATTATTTACATATCTTAGTATGTTCATAGTCACTAAATGTATGATAAAATGCGGTAACAAATTTTACAAACTCAAAGCAAGGTAAATATCTAGTTTTCCTTGTTCTGGATCtaacttctatttttttttccccttttgttTGTCGATCCCTCCTTGTTGATATTGCTGGATTCTACACTGTTAAGCATGTGATTTAATGGCTATCTGATTGGCAAGGAATCATTTTATAGGACATTTTTGTCAATTGACTTGCATTGTTTTCACCGAAGCGAGAAGCCTATGATCTTATTAATTTGTTAGTCGATCCACTATGTCACGATActttcttaaattttagattgtgcACATTTTCTTGTTTTCCTATAATTACTCTTAAGTGCCAAAGGAAGCGACTTTTTGTACATCCTTGTGTAATTGCCTGGCGTTGGAATGATTGTAGTGAGATGTGGGAATGGCCAGGAGAGGAGTATAGTCTGCAAACAGATTCACGAAATGGTATTTTGCTTCTAAAGTTTTGTTCTTTAGGAGCCCTTTTGCAGCATTGGTTCTTATTGTCCAGTATCCTGAATTCTGCAGATTTCTCTCACTTTCTATGGGATGAAGTAAACACAAATGAAGATGGTTTGTTTTACATGCTTGAGGAACAAACTCCTATTAAGGATTGTGCAGATTTTGGCCACCAAGTATCTGATATTGGAGGTATACTTTTCTACTATTAGATGTTGGCTTGTTTTTATTGAGATTGTACTGAACTCTATGTAACTAGGGTGAGTGAAATTCAGATAATACCAACAAAGATTTGGAGGAAACTAGAGAATCTTCACAGCTCAAGAGGAGGCGAATGTTGCAGTTCACAATGGATTCTAATGAGGCTGACATTGCGGACGTGCAAGATGCTGCTACTTTCTTAAAATCTAAGGTTGGTTATCCATAATTAGGAGGCAAACTTTCTCTTCCAATATGGTTGCGCGGAGGTCTTTTTCTTATGTGCTTTGTTCTTATATTTATTCAGGTAAGAGAGTGTTCGATGGTGGAAGATGGTCTTTCAGAAAGTATACAGTGGAATTCAGGTTGGCCTCTCTTAATAATGTTTTGTGACTTGAGCTAGATCATCTATTTGCTTATCCTGATTCTGAAGTCTATGCCAGATGAAAGGTGTGCCTTAAGCTGTGAAGGGTTGGATCAATCATCAGAGGGGTGGCTGATGGAATGCTTAAATGAAAACGAGATGCGCTGTGGCCCCGATGAAATGTgtggaatttaaaattttactttctcATCTTGTAACCTTTCTACCTAGTTTATAAGTCTTAATGTCATTTTACGGTTTCCTGTAGGAACAATTACGTGGCCTACAATGAACAAGTCATTGTTTCTGGTCAGTAAAATTTCTCCCCATCCATCAAGttcctctttttttcctctttttcttttttttttcttgtttttctatCAATTAAAAATAACTGACCTGCAATCATAAAAATGTGCTTTTCTTTGAAAAATATGCATTGGGTAAAGATGTTTATACCATCTCATTGGTGTCTTTAGAGTGTAACAACATTTCACCTGAGATGGAAACTGATGTGGTGCAAGAGACACCAGTTCCTGCTCCTTCCAGAATTTTTAAGGGTATGCTTGGCATGTGCTGTTTTATACCTTTAGATTAAATACCCAAATAAAAGATTCTACTCATTTGTCCTCTCCATGAGCTTATATTTTGTCCTTTCATTACATCAGGTAGGAAATCTTACATGAAAACTCCGACAAAGTTAACCACTTCGGTTGCCTATCCTTTTTCCCTCATCAAACCATGTGGAGTTCAAGGTGATGTAACTTTGAGTGACATAAATCAGCGAATTCTTGCTCCACCACCATCAAGACTGAAGCATAAGAAGGATGAGGACCCTACCATTGCTTATCCTACTTCGGCTTATTCTGGGAAGCCTGTGGTTATCAAAACAAAAATTCGCACTGAAGGGGGAAAAGGCAGCATTACTATAACGAGAACCAGAGGTTGACTCAATAATTTCCAAGTATTTTGTGGGTCTGGCCTCTTTCTCATGCATTTCGTTTTCTGTTGGTCTTGCATGAGAGGTTCTGGCCAGGTAGTTTACATATGTGTTTTATTGGATCCTTGTTTGGTGTTGGATCATTTGCTCGGACTTATTTCTTGGACATCTTATTTTGAGCTTAAGTTCCACATTGCTGAGAGGAACTTGTTCTTCTTTTGTGATGCTTTCATTAGTTGAAGAAAAATGTAGTGTTAAAACTTGGATTTTCTTTACTTTTCATTATTGTTGTCCTAGTGATGATCTGTGGAGCATCTAGTTAACGTTTTGGAAACtgaaggatttttattttttatttttgatgaaaattgaaGAATTTTTATGACTTTCAGTATCAGCACCCCTGCCTCTGACTAGATTAATGTAGACTGATTTGATTTATGCTATGAAACAACTATGAAATTACAACTGCAATCAGCAGAATATCCTTCAGATGTCATGTGAAACTAACCTCAGATGGTAGACTTATAAATTCTGTGATAGTGAGATGTAATAAAATTGGAAAACAGTAAAGAGCATGCCATGCGAG
The sequence above is a segment of the Elaeis guineensis isolate ETL-2024a chromosome 7, EG11, whole genome shotgun sequence genome. Coding sequences within it:
- the LOC105048949 gene encoding protein XRI1 isoform X1, which produces MDFGDNDNSNNNEMWEWPGEEYSLQTDSRNDFSHFLWDEVNTNEDGLFYMLEEQTPIKDCADFGHQVSDIGDNTNKDLEETRESSQLKRRRMLQFTMDSNEADIADVQDAATFLKSKVRECSMVEDGLSESIQWNSDERCALSCEGLDQSSEGWLMECLNENEMRCGPDEMNNYVAYNEQVIVSDVYTISLVSLECNNISPEMETDVVQETPVPAPSRIFKGRKSYMKTPTKLTTSVAYPFSLIKPCGVQGDVTLSDINQRILAPPPSRLKHKKDEDPTIAYPTSAYSGKPVVIKTKIRTEGGKGSITITRTRG
- the LOC105048949 gene encoding protein XRI1 isoform X2; this translates as MDFGDNDNSNNNEMWEWPGEEYSLQTDSRNDFSHFLWDEVNTNEDGLFYMLEEQTPIKDCADFGHQVSDIGDNTNKDLEETRESSQLKRRRMLQFTMDSNEADIADVQDAATFLKSKVRECSMVEDGLSESIQWNSDERCALSCEGLDQSSEGWLMECLNENEMRCGPDEMNNYVAYNEQVIVSECNNISPEMETDVVQETPVPAPSRIFKGRKSYMKTPTKLTTSVAYPFSLIKPCGVQGDVTLSDINQRILAPPPSRLKHKKDEDPTIAYPTSAYSGKPVVIKTKIRTEGGKGSITITRTRG